A window from Candidatus Bathyarchaeota archaeon encodes these proteins:
- a CDS encoding nicotinate phosphoribosyltransferase: MKDFLGFLKTQNMSLFTDYYELTMCAAYFDNQNFEPATFDLFIRRLPENRSYFLFAGLEEALEYLQTLKFTEEQLGYLTKQGFRPDFLDYLRDFKFTGEVWAMPEGTIAFPNEPLLRVTAPIIEAQLAETFLLNSINLQTMIATKASRVVQAAKGKTVIEFGLRREPGIDAGMKVARSSYIAGCQGTSNVLAGMAYGIPVFGTMAHSFIMSYPKEIDAFRAFSKTFPNKTTLLIDTYDDIVGAEKAATVAKELEAKGHRLGGVRLDSGDLAEVSRKVRKLLDAKGLNYVNIFASGDLEEFKIAQLLEDGAPIDAFGVGTKMGTSADRPYLDGIYKLCETQNGDGSFNPIMKLSKDKITHPGRKQVYRFFSNDGNFRKDHIALTEETVEAKPLLEKVMENGKQIKATPTLQEIRETAKANLAKLPAQYKVLTNAPAYPVELSIKLQKLIDKVRRQITENEINHANGKQ, from the coding sequence ACCTTTGACCTCTTCATCCGCCGCCTCCCCGAAAACCGCAGCTACTTCCTATTCGCCGGACTAGAAGAAGCCTTAGAGTATCTGCAAACCCTAAAATTCACCGAGGAACAACTGGGCTACCTCACAAAACAGGGCTTCCGACCCGACTTCCTCGATTATCTTCGAGACTTCAAGTTTACGGGGGAAGTGTGGGCAATGCCCGAAGGAACCATAGCCTTCCCCAACGAGCCCCTCCTCCGCGTTACTGCCCCAATCATCGAAGCACAACTCGCCGAAACCTTTCTCCTCAACTCCATAAACCTCCAAACCATGATAGCCACCAAAGCCTCACGTGTAGTACAGGCAGCAAAAGGCAAAACAGTCATAGAGTTTGGGCTACGCCGCGAACCCGGAATCGACGCAGGCATGAAGGTCGCGCGGTCCAGCTACATCGCTGGCTGCCAAGGAACAAGCAACGTCTTAGCAGGTATGGCTTATGGCATCCCTGTCTTTGGAACCATGGCGCACAGCTTCATCATGTCCTACCCAAAAGAAATCGACGCCTTCCGCGCATTCTCCAAAACCTTCCCCAACAAAACCACACTACTCATCGACACCTACGACGATATAGTAGGAGCCGAAAAAGCCGCAACCGTAGCCAAAGAACTCGAAGCCAAAGGCCACCGACTGGGCGGGGTGCGATTGGACAGCGGCGACTTAGCCGAAGTCAGCCGAAAAGTCCGCAAACTCCTCGACGCCAAAGGCTTAAACTATGTGAACATTTTTGCCAGCGGCGACTTAGAAGAATTCAAAATCGCTCAGCTACTCGAAGACGGCGCACCCATCGACGCGTTTGGCGTAGGAACAAAGATGGGTACCTCTGCCGACCGACCCTACCTTGACGGCATCTATAAACTCTGCGAAACCCAAAACGGCGACGGCAGCTTCAACCCAATAATGAAGCTAAGCAAAGACAAAATCACCCACCCCGGACGCAAACAGGTATATCGATTCTTCTCAAATGATGGAAATTTCCGCAAAGACCACATCGCATTAACCGAAGAGACTGTTGAAGCCAAACCTTTACTGGAGAAAGTTATGGAAAACGGAAAACAAATTAAGGCGACGCCGACCCTGCAAGAAATCCGCGAAACAGCAAAAGCGAACCTTGCCAAGTTGCCAGCCCAATACAAAGTATTAACTAATGCCCCAGCATACCCCGTGGAGCTCAGCATAAAGCTCCAGAAGTTAATAGATAAGGTAAGACGACAAATTACTGAAAACGAAATTAACCACGCAAACGGAAAACAGTAG
- a CDS encoding thiolase family protein, with protein sequence MQSCPAIVAVGRTKFGEHYGKEPEKLIEEAWLAASNECSIERKNLEACYMSDCFLPITNKLGLEEGFLSELTELHVPMEVTRSFSAALQTACHAIQAGVYNTVLVGGIEKMTDRWDKIRDDLMLLDDPWCYYAGGTPESNHELMLRAYIKKHGLNPKDQETLNIALAEVAVKNHANATKNKYAQFQRKITVDQVISARKAAQKPLGLYDFAPISDGATALILTSEKTAQTYTAKPVYVLGCGLATDYLNYPAREDLSHFIAAELAMGKASEMSKLRPEDLQLLELYDQSTMMEMVSLEDLGFCQPGTAWKGIHEGCSTGQNCYEFNDKPYFVNTNGGLKADGNPLGATGGAQVFEVFRQLRGESAERQVRLEEGLPKNGCVVEFEGFGTKAYVNILGEKKP encoded by the coding sequence ATGCAAAGTTGTCCAGCCATAGTTGCTGTTGGCCGTACAAAATTTGGAGAACATTACGGCAAAGAACCCGAAAAACTCATCGAGGAAGCGTGGCTTGCCGCATCCAACGAATGCAGCATCGAACGCAAAAACCTCGAAGCCTGCTACATGTCCGACTGTTTCTTACCCATAACCAACAAACTCGGACTAGAAGAGGGCTTCCTCTCGGAACTCACTGAACTCCACGTACCCATGGAAGTCACCCGCAGCTTCAGCGCCGCCCTACAAACCGCCTGCCACGCCATACAAGCAGGAGTCTACAACACAGTACTCGTTGGCGGAATAGAGAAGATGACGGACAGATGGGACAAAATCCGCGACGACCTCATGCTGTTAGATGACCCCTGGTGCTACTATGCAGGCGGAACCCCCGAATCCAATCATGAACTCATGCTCCGCGCCTACATCAAAAAACACGGACTAAACCCCAAAGACCAAGAAACCCTCAACATCGCGTTAGCCGAAGTTGCCGTCAAAAACCATGCAAACGCAACCAAAAACAAATACGCGCAATTCCAAAGAAAAATCACCGTTGACCAAGTCATCAGCGCACGCAAAGCCGCCCAAAAACCCCTTGGACTCTATGACTTCGCGCCCATATCGGATGGCGCAACCGCGTTAATTCTGACCAGCGAAAAAACCGCCCAAACCTACACCGCCAAACCGGTCTATGTGCTGGGTTGCGGTTTAGCTACCGATTACCTCAATTACCCCGCTCGCGAAGACCTCTCACATTTCATAGCGGCTGAGCTTGCAATGGGTAAAGCCTCTGAAATGTCCAAGCTTAGGCCCGAGGATTTGCAGCTTTTAGAACTCTATGACCAATCCACTATGATGGAGATGGTTTCGCTCGAAGACCTTGGCTTTTGTCAGCCCGGAACCGCGTGGAAAGGAATACATGAAGGCTGCAGCACAGGCCAAAACTGCTACGAATTCAACGACAAACCCTACTTTGTTAATACTAATGGCGGATTAAAAGCAGATGGCAACCCGCTGGGTGCAACGGGGGGCGCTCAAGTCTTTGAGGTTTTCCGTCAACTCCGCGGCGAATCAGCTGAACGCCAAGTCCGACTTGAAGAGGGCTTACCTAAAAACGGTTGCGTTGTTGAATTTGAGG